The following coding sequences lie in one Myxococcus xanthus genomic window:
- a CDS encoding TetR/AcrR family transcriptional regulator — translation MPRPPKHEPERGDARTRLLEAALATIRTKGFTATSVDELCQAAAVTKGSFFHHFKSKEALGVAAAEHWAETTTAFFEGAPYHTPDDPLARVLAYVAFRKSIIAGNLAEFTCLVGTMVQEVYASSPDIREACAASIFRHAETLEPDIRAAMRERRISGGWTAKSLAHHTQTVIQGAFVLAKAGNESALARESLDHLDRYIRLLFGCPLKEKALP, via the coding sequence ATGCCACGCCCGCCGAAACACGAGCCTGAGCGAGGTGACGCCAGGACACGCCTACTCGAGGCCGCGCTCGCAACAATCCGCACGAAGGGCTTCACCGCGACCTCGGTCGACGAACTCTGTCAAGCCGCCGCGGTGACGAAGGGCTCGTTCTTCCATCACTTCAAGAGCAAGGAAGCGCTCGGCGTGGCGGCCGCGGAGCATTGGGCCGAGACGACGACCGCTTTTTTCGAGGGCGCGCCCTACCACACACCGGACGACCCGCTCGCTCGCGTCTTGGCCTACGTGGCCTTCCGCAAGTCCATCATCGCGGGGAACCTGGCCGAGTTCACCTGTCTGGTGGGCACGATGGTGCAGGAGGTCTACGCGAGCTCGCCGGACATCCGCGAGGCCTGCGCCGCGAGCATCTTCCGGCATGCCGAGACGCTCGAGCCGGATATTCGCGCCGCCATGAGGGAACGACGCATCTCAGGCGGATGGACGGCCAAGAGCCTGGCTCACCACACACAGACGGTCATCCAAGGCGCCTTCGTTCTCGCCAAGGCAGGAAACGAATCCGCCTTGGCTCGCGAGAGTCTCGATCACCTCGACCGCTACATCCGCCTCCTCTTCGGCTGCCCCCTCAAGGAGAAAGCACTGCCATGA
- a CDS encoding winged helix-turn-helix transcriptional regulator, whose translation MVRKQYAPDCGLHAALTVIGGKWKSAMLCELHLRPARFGERRRRVPGISEKVLFEQLRELEADGIVSRTVFDVVPPKVEYALTQTGAVPTHAVSTLAEWGRNHATLATAERR comes from the coding sequence ATGGTGAGAAAGCAGTACGCCCCGGACTGCGGACTTCACGCGGCGCTGACGGTCATCGGCGGAAAGTGGAAGTCAGCCATGCTGTGTGAGTTGCACCTCCGCCCCGCGCGCTTCGGAGAACGGAGGCGGCGGGTGCCCGGCATCAGCGAGAAGGTCCTGTTCGAGCAGCTACGGGAGCTGGAAGCCGACGGCATCGTCAGTCGCACGGTGTTCGACGTGGTACCTCCCAAGGTGGAATACGCCCTGACGCAAACGGGCGCCGTGCCCACCCATGCCGTCAGCACCTTGGCGGAGTGGGGACGGAATCACGCGACCCTGGCGACAGCCGAGCGCCGCTGA
- a CDS encoding ABC transporter permease: MDSVLGGLRQSLRSLGRSPGFTLGCVLMLAVGIGASTALFSVVEGVLLRPLPYPRPERLVELSQRAADGHTMRFSDPNFEDVRTRARTVSALAQVSGAASVAVTGADEPALATLARASRDFFPAFAVRPVQGRLFDEEEQQAGGAPVVMVSHAFWKRYLGARPLPLPDTLTFEGRAFTVVGVMPESFDYPVGTQLWVPRELEAPLPSRTAHNWRVVGRLADGVDLQAARVELTHIARELKAQYGRDTQMHDIALEPVQESLVGGVRPTLYLLSGAAAFLLLVAGANVTNLLLARAATRSRELAIHVALGAGPGALIRRFLMESLLLSLAGGALGALLSAWGVRALLAAEPGHLPRVDEVGVNATVLLFTLGLSLLLALGLGLLTALRAARQPPGATLAGAGRTHSGGGSAERTRRALVVGQLALALVLLVGAALLGRSLMGLLSLDPGYRTGDVAVLSLVLPPAKDEAQGRRNVQLQEHLLSRLAALPGVRAVGAVSNFPLEGSPAGDGTFLVLNRPDEVGDFDDFGRLAREPERTGSAEYRVASEGYFAALGIPLVRGRLFDARDTVDAPHVAVISESLAKARWPHEDPLGKLIQFGNMDGDLRPFTIVGVVGDVREQGLDDAPRPMFYGGSRQRLRASSRFHLAVHGPMGSAALVTAARPVLRELAPELPSRLSTVEELLAGSLAPRRFSLLLLGAFGAMALLLSVAGLAAVVSYAVAQRTREFGIRFALGATTEDVLGLVLRQAARLAGLGIVLGVLGALGLSQVLAGLVYGVSTTDPLVFVVVALLLLGVALLASWLPARRASRVDPMTVLRSEA, translated from the coding sequence ATGGATTCCGTTCTGGGTGGACTGCGTCAGAGCCTGCGCTCGCTGGGCCGCAGTCCCGGCTTCACGCTGGGGTGTGTGCTGATGCTGGCGGTGGGCATCGGAGCGAGCACCGCGCTCTTCAGCGTAGTGGAAGGGGTTCTGCTGCGCCCCCTGCCCTACCCGCGTCCCGAGCGCCTCGTGGAGCTGTCGCAGCGCGCGGCGGACGGCCACACGATGCGGTTTTCGGACCCCAACTTCGAGGATGTGCGGACGCGCGCTCGCACCGTTTCAGCGCTGGCCCAGGTGTCGGGAGCGGCGAGCGTCGCCGTCACGGGCGCCGACGAGCCGGCCCTCGCCACGCTGGCGCGCGCCTCGCGCGACTTCTTCCCCGCCTTCGCGGTGCGGCCAGTCCAGGGCCGCCTCTTTGACGAGGAGGAACAGCAGGCGGGAGGTGCTCCCGTGGTGATGGTGAGCCACGCCTTCTGGAAGCGCTACCTGGGCGCACGGCCACTGCCCCTGCCGGACACCCTCACTTTCGAGGGGCGCGCATTCACCGTGGTGGGCGTGATGCCCGAGTCCTTCGACTACCCGGTGGGCACGCAGCTGTGGGTTCCGCGAGAGCTCGAGGCTCCCCTGCCCAGCCGCACCGCGCACAACTGGCGGGTGGTGGGAAGGCTGGCGGACGGCGTCGACCTCCAGGCCGCGCGAGTGGAGCTCACACACATCGCCCGCGAGCTCAAGGCCCAGTACGGCCGCGACACACAGATGCATGACATCGCCCTGGAGCCCGTCCAAGAGAGCCTGGTGGGCGGCGTGCGGCCCACGCTCTACCTGCTGTCGGGCGCCGCGGCCTTCCTGCTCCTGGTGGCGGGCGCCAACGTCACGAACCTGCTGCTCGCGCGCGCGGCCACCCGTTCCCGGGAACTCGCCATCCACGTGGCCCTGGGCGCGGGGCCCGGCGCGTTGATACGGCGGTTCCTCATGGAGTCGCTCCTGCTGTCACTGGCGGGAGGCGCACTGGGGGCCCTGCTTTCCGCCTGGGGCGTGCGCGCGCTGCTCGCGGCGGAGCCGGGCCACCTGCCACGTGTCGACGAGGTGGGGGTGAACGCCACGGTGCTCCTCTTCACCCTCGGGCTCTCGCTGCTGCTCGCACTGGGGCTGGGGTTGCTGACGGCGCTGCGCGCGGCGCGGCAACCCCCGGGGGCCACGCTGGCGGGCGCCGGGCGCACGCATAGCGGAGGAGGGAGCGCCGAGCGCACGCGCCGAGCCCTCGTCGTGGGGCAGCTCGCGCTCGCATTGGTCCTCCTGGTGGGCGCTGCGCTGCTCGGGCGAAGCCTGATGGGGCTGCTCTCGCTGGACCCGGGGTATCGCACCGGGGATGTCGCGGTGCTCAGCCTCGTGCTCCCTCCGGCAAAGGACGAGGCGCAGGGGCGGCGAAACGTGCAGTTGCAGGAGCACCTCCTCTCGCGACTGGCGGCGCTGCCCGGCGTGCGCGCGGTGGGCGCCGTGAGCAACTTCCCGCTCGAGGGAAGCCCGGCGGGGGATGGCACCTTCCTCGTGCTCAACCGCCCCGACGAGGTGGGGGACTTCGACGACTTCGGGCGGCTGGCGCGCGAGCCCGAGCGCACCGGCTCCGCCGAGTACCGCGTGGCGAGCGAGGGCTACTTCGCCGCGCTCGGCATCCCGCTCGTGCGCGGGCGTCTGTTCGATGCGCGCGACACCGTCGACGCGCCGCACGTGGCCGTCATCAGCGAATCGCTCGCGAAGGCCCGCTGGCCCCATGAGGACCCGCTGGGCAAGCTCATTCAGTTCGGCAACATGGACGGAGACCTGCGTCCCTTCACCATCGTCGGCGTGGTGGGGGACGTGCGGGAGCAAGGGCTGGATGACGCGCCCAGGCCCATGTTCTATGGCGGCTCCAGGCAGCGTCTGCGGGCCTCCTCCCGCTTCCACCTCGCCGTGCACGGTCCGATGGGCTCCGCGGCCCTGGTCACCGCGGCGCGGCCGGTGCTGCGAGAGCTTGCCCCCGAGCTGCCCTCGCGCCTGTCCACGGTGGAGGAGCTGCTCGCGGGCTCGCTCGCACCCAGACGCTTCAGCCTCCTGCTGCTGGGCGCCTTCGGTGCGATGGCGCTGCTGCTCTCGGTGGCGGGCCTCGCGGCCGTCGTGTCCTACGCGGTGGCGCAGCGCACGCGGGAATTCGGTATCCGCTTCGCGCTGGGCGCGACGACGGAAGACGTGCTGGGGCTGGTGCTCCGGCAGGCGGCGCGGCTCGCGGGGCTGGGAATCGTGCTCGGCGTGCTGGGGGCCCTGGGGCTCAGCCAGGTGCTCGCGGGGCTCGTGTACGGAGTGAGCACCACGGACCCGCTCGTCTTCGTCGTGGTGGCGCTCCTCCTGCTCGGCGTGGCGCTGCTCGCGAGCTGGCTGCCGGCCCGACGTGCTTCGCGCGTGGACCCGATGACCGTGCTTCGCTCGGAGGCATGA
- the rph gene encoding rifamycin-inactivating phosphotransferase — translation MGRYVMGLQEIDQAQVAVVGGKGAHLGALSRLEGIHVPAGYCVTTDAFQRVMADAPSIDERLERLSRLKPDDREQIRALSAELRRTLEETVIPDELAAAITRPLGQLGEQAAYAVRSSATAEDLPTASFAGQQDTYLNVVGPAAILQHVSRCWASLFTERAVTYRLRNGFNHRKVRMAVVVQQMVFPEAAGILFTADPVTSNRKVSSVEASFGLGEALVSGLVNADVYKVRDGEVIAKSVATKQLAIHASPAGGTHEQAIEPERQRQAALTDAQVVRLAQLGRRIEAHFGCPQDIEWCLIDDGFQFVQSRPITTLFPIPSAGDRENHVYVSVGHQQMMTDAMKPLGLSLFQLTALRPMYEAGGRLFVDVTQGLASPASRAGLLEALGKSDPLLRDALETVLGRGDFIQSLPDEGPGKAPADGAPAPLETDAAIVDELIGRSQASITTLKRDIRTKSGPALLDFIVADIQELKRLVFDPRSLQVIMAAIEATWWLNEQLQAWLGEKNAADTLTQSAPHNVTSEMGLALLDVADVIRPHPNVVAFLQQVEDEGFLDELATLAGGREARDAIQAYLDKYGMRCVGEIDITKPRWSERPTTLVPLILGNIKNFEPGAGERRFEQGRQEARKKEQELLERLRALPDGERKAEETRRMIDRVRTFIGYREYPKYGMVNRYFVYKQSLLQEAERLVQSHVLREKEDIFYLTLQELHTVVRTNQVDDPLIRQRKDAFRSYQALTPPRVLTSDGEVIPGAYRRDDLPAGALVGLPVSAGTIEGRARVILDMAKADIEAGDILVTAYTDPSWTPLFVAIKGLVTEVGGLMTHGAVIAREYGLPAVVGVEHATRLIRDGQRIRVHGTDGYVEFLP, via the coding sequence ATGGGCCGCTACGTGATGGGTCTCCAGGAGATCGACCAGGCGCAGGTCGCGGTCGTTGGCGGCAAGGGCGCGCATCTGGGGGCGCTTTCGCGGCTCGAAGGCATTCACGTGCCGGCTGGCTATTGCGTGACGACGGACGCCTTCCAGCGGGTCATGGCGGATGCGCCGTCGATCGACGAACGGCTCGAACGGCTGTCGCGCCTGAAGCCGGACGACCGGGAACAGATCCGCGCGCTCAGCGCTGAGCTCCGCCGAACCCTCGAAGAGACCGTCATCCCTGACGAGCTGGCAGCGGCGATCACCCGCCCGCTCGGCCAGCTTGGCGAGCAAGCCGCCTACGCCGTCCGCTCGAGCGCGACGGCGGAGGACTTACCGACGGCCTCCTTCGCGGGCCAGCAGGACACGTACCTGAACGTCGTGGGGCCGGCGGCGATCCTCCAGCACGTCAGCCGGTGCTGGGCCTCGCTCTTTACCGAGCGAGCCGTGACCTACCGCCTGCGGAACGGCTTCAACCACCGGAAGGTCCGCATGGCAGTGGTCGTGCAGCAGATGGTCTTCCCGGAGGCGGCCGGTATCCTGTTCACGGCCGACCCTGTCACCTCCAACCGGAAGGTCTCCTCCGTGGAGGCCAGCTTCGGCCTGGGCGAAGCACTGGTCTCCGGCCTGGTGAACGCGGACGTCTACAAGGTGCGGGACGGAGAGGTCATCGCCAAGTCGGTCGCCACCAAGCAGCTTGCCATCCACGCCTCGCCGGCAGGCGGGACGCACGAACAAGCAATCGAGCCGGAGCGGCAGCGGCAGGCCGCGCTGACGGACGCGCAGGTCGTACGGCTCGCGCAGTTGGGCCGGAGGATCGAAGCGCACTTCGGTTGCCCCCAGGACATCGAATGGTGCCTGATCGACGATGGCTTCCAGTTCGTCCAGAGCCGGCCTATCACCACGCTGTTCCCCATCCCCTCGGCCGGTGACCGGGAGAATCACGTCTACGTCTCCGTCGGTCATCAGCAGATGATGACTGACGCCATGAAGCCCCTGGGGCTCTCCCTGTTCCAACTGACAGCCTTGCGGCCGATGTACGAGGCCGGCGGGAGGCTGTTCGTCGACGTCACCCAGGGACTGGCTTCGCCAGCGAGCCGAGCAGGCCTCCTGGAAGCCCTGGGGAAATCCGATCCGCTGCTCCGGGACGCGTTGGAGACCGTCCTCGGACGCGGCGATTTCATCCAGTCACTCCCAGACGAAGGTCCCGGCAAGGCGCCCGCTGACGGCGCGCCGGCCCCACTCGAGACCGATGCGGCCATTGTCGACGAGCTGATCGGGCGCAGCCAGGCTTCCATCACCACCTTGAAGCGTGACATCCGGACGAAGTCCGGACCGGCGCTGCTCGACTTCATCGTGGCGGACATCCAAGAGCTGAAGCGGCTCGTGTTCGATCCACGAAGCCTTCAGGTCATCATGGCGGCGATCGAGGCCACCTGGTGGCTCAACGAGCAACTGCAGGCGTGGCTGGGCGAGAAGAACGCGGCCGACACGCTCACGCAGTCCGCGCCCCACAACGTCACGTCGGAGATGGGGCTGGCGCTCCTGGACGTCGCGGATGTGATTCGCCCGCATCCAAACGTGGTGGCTTTTCTGCAGCAGGTCGAGGACGAGGGATTCCTGGACGAGCTAGCCACGCTCGCGGGCGGACGGGAAGCACGAGACGCCATCCAGGCCTACCTCGACAAGTACGGCATGCGCTGCGTCGGCGAGATCGACATCACGAAGCCGCGTTGGAGCGAACGCCCCACCACGCTCGTGCCCCTCATCCTCGGCAACATCAAGAACTTCGAGCCGGGCGCCGGCGAGCGGCGCTTCGAGCAAGGGCGGCAGGAGGCCAGGAAGAAGGAACAGGAGTTGCTGGAGCGCTTGCGGGCCTTGCCGGACGGGGAGCGGAAGGCCGAAGAAACCAGGCGGATGATCGACCGGGTCCGGACCTTCATCGGGTACCGGGAGTATCCGAAGTACGGCATGGTCAACCGCTACTTCGTTTACAAGCAGTCCTTGTTGCAAGAAGCCGAGCGCCTCGTTCAATCCCACGTGCTTCGTGAGAAGGAAGACATCTTCTACCTCACGCTCCAGGAGCTCCACACCGTCGTGCGCACGAACCAGGTGGATGACCCGCTCATCCGCCAGCGCAAGGACGCGTTCAGGTCGTATCAAGCGCTCACGCCGCCCCGGGTGCTCACCTCGGATGGCGAAGTCATCCCCGGGGCGTACCGACGCGATGATTTGCCAGCTGGCGCGCTGGTCGGCCTACCGGTTTCCGCCGGGACCATCGAGGGACGAGCCCGCGTCATCCTGGACATGGCGAAGGCCGATATCGAGGCGGGCGACATCCTGGTCACCGCCTACACGGACCCGAGCTGGACGCCCCTGTTCGTCGCGATCAAGGGACTGGTGACGGAGGTAGGGGGCCTGATGACCCATGGCGCGGTCATCGCCCGGGAGTACGGCCTGCCGGCCGTCGTGGGAGTCGAGCATGCCACCCGGCTGATACGGGATGGGCAGCGAATCCGCGTGCATGGAACGGACGGGTACGTCGAGTTCCTGCCCTAG
- a CDS encoding AadA family aminoglycoside 3''-O-nucleotidyltransferase, with the protein MNASVPAEITHQVSSACSVIGRNLASSLQAIHLFGSAVDGGLKPHSDIDLLVTVSAPLTEAVRHSLLMELLSVSAWPMTRESLRPLEVTVVVQDAVVPWRYPPSRELQFGEWLRGELEAGHVQPAIVDPDLAILLAKARRHSICLLGAPATDLFDPVPRTDLARAFYDTVLQWNGPADWRGDERNVVLALARIWFSLSTEGIAPKDVAAQWVIEQLPDEHRGVVRSARASYLGETQDDLARRGPEVAAFVHCARTAIERMYLELQTGNPAAR; encoded by the coding sequence ATGAACGCATCCGTACCGGCTGAAATCACGCACCAGGTTTCAAGCGCCTGCTCGGTGATTGGCCGTAACCTCGCCAGTTCGCTGCAGGCCATACACCTCTTCGGCTCGGCAGTTGATGGAGGGCTGAAACCACACAGCGACATCGATCTGCTGGTCACCGTCAGCGCCCCATTGACCGAAGCCGTTCGACACTCGCTGCTCATGGAGCTGCTGTCGGTCTCGGCATGGCCAATGACGCGTGAATCGCTCCGCCCTCTCGAAGTGACCGTTGTCGTCCAGGATGCGGTCGTCCCTTGGCGCTATCCGCCGTCGCGCGAACTTCAATTCGGGGAATGGTTGCGCGGAGAACTGGAAGCAGGCCACGTCCAGCCCGCCATCGTGGACCCCGACCTGGCAATCTTGCTGGCCAAGGCAAGGAGACACAGCATCTGCCTGTTGGGCGCGCCAGCAACCGACCTCTTCGACCCCGTACCCCGGACCGATTTGGCGAGAGCGTTCTACGATACCGTTCTCCAATGGAACGGACCCGCGGACTGGCGGGGGGACGAAAGGAACGTGGTGCTTGCGCTGGCTCGCATCTGGTTCAGCCTGTCGACGGAGGGGATCGCCCCCAAGGACGTTGCGGCCCAGTGGGTCATTGAACAACTGCCGGATGAACATCGAGGCGTCGTGCGCAGTGCGCGGGCGTCTTACCTTGGAGAGACGCAGGACGATTTGGCAAGGAGAGGCCCGGAAGTCGCCGCGTTCGTGCACTGTGCCAGGACGGCCATCGAACGAATGTATTTGGAATTACAGACCGGCAATCCGGCAGCTCGCTGA
- a CDS encoding serine hydrolase domain-containing protein: MMQRWTYIRVAVGLVLMLGVSPAMAASKKESIDKLATKYHEFRQFNGTVLVVGEKGIILKKAYGLANFEWQIPATPDTKFRIASITKQFTSMVIMQLVAEGKVGLDDSLSKLLPDYRQDTGSRVTLTHLLNHTSGIPSFTNHPDFVAKASRNPFPAAELIKQLASGDLEFEPGTKYAYNNSGYYLLGAIIERVTGKPYAQVVQERIFDPVGMKNSGYDVSATVLPKRASGYVSTPDGLRNAPYINMDAPFAAGGLYSTVEDLYLWDRALHGDTLLPPALKQRMFTPGLQGYAFGWEVQSAKLDDGKTEVALQSHRGGVEGFSTIISRSPETKEAVIILSNVRGSNVQGLASGIWSLLRGVKPQAPRRSISEAVMTALAKGTITEAIATYRTLKAQTPDEYKFNPGELNRLGYQLMKEGRLADAVEIFKLNVEMYPTDGNVHDSLGEAYLARGDKALAAESYRRSLEFDPKNADAVRILKEIEQPSAKSP; the protein is encoded by the coding sequence ATGATGCAGAGGTGGACGTACATTCGAGTCGCAGTGGGACTGGTGCTGATGCTCGGGGTCTCCCCGGCCATGGCCGCGAGCAAGAAGGAGTCGATAGACAAGCTCGCCACCAAGTACCACGAGTTCCGGCAATTCAATGGAACGGTGCTCGTCGTGGGTGAGAAGGGCATCATCCTCAAGAAGGCCTACGGGCTGGCGAACTTCGAGTGGCAGATTCCCGCCACCCCGGATACGAAGTTCCGCATCGCCTCCATCACCAAGCAGTTCACGTCCATGGTCATCATGCAGCTGGTGGCCGAAGGCAAGGTGGGGCTGGATGACTCCCTCAGCAAGCTCCTCCCTGACTACCGCCAGGACACCGGCTCGCGCGTCACACTCACCCACCTGCTGAATCACACCTCCGGCATCCCCAGCTTCACCAACCACCCGGACTTCGTGGCGAAGGCATCTCGTAATCCCTTCCCAGCCGCCGAGCTCATCAAGCAGTTGGCCAGCGGCGACCTGGAGTTCGAGCCCGGGACGAAGTACGCCTACAACAACTCGGGCTACTACCTGCTCGGCGCCATCATCGAACGGGTGACGGGCAAGCCCTACGCACAGGTGGTCCAGGAACGAATCTTCGACCCGGTGGGGATGAAGAACTCGGGCTACGACGTCTCGGCGACGGTGCTCCCCAAGCGCGCGAGCGGCTACGTGTCCACGCCCGACGGGCTCCGCAATGCCCCCTACATCAATATGGATGCCCCCTTCGCCGCGGGTGGGTTGTACTCGACGGTGGAGGACCTGTACCTGTGGGACCGGGCGCTCCATGGGGACACGTTGCTCCCGCCAGCGCTCAAGCAGCGGATGTTCACCCCGGGCCTGCAGGGCTATGCGTTTGGCTGGGAGGTTCAGTCCGCCAAGCTGGATGACGGCAAGACAGAGGTCGCTCTCCAGAGCCATCGAGGCGGCGTCGAGGGGTTCTCCACCATCATCTCCCGCTCGCCGGAGACGAAGGAGGCCGTCATCATCCTGTCCAACGTCCGTGGTTCCAACGTGCAGGGGCTGGCGTCCGGCATCTGGAGCCTCCTGCGCGGAGTCAAGCCACAGGCCCCCCGCCGGTCCATCTCAGAAGCCGTGATGACGGCGCTCGCGAAGGGCACCATCACCGAGGCCATCGCCACCTACCGCACCCTCAAGGCCCAGACGCCTGATGAATACAAGTTCAACCCCGGAGAGCTGAACCGGCTCGGCTACCAGCTCATGAAGGAAGGCCGCCTCGCGGACGCGGTTGAGATTTTCAAGCTCAACGTGGAGATGTACCCCACGGATGGGAATGTCCACGACAGCCTCGGTGAGGCCTACCTGGCTCGGGGGGACAAAGCGCTCGCCGCCGAGAGTTATCGCCGCTCACTGGAGTTCGACCCGAAGAACGCCGACGCTGTTCGAATTCTCAAGGAAATCGAGCAGCCCTCGGCCAAGAGTCCCTGA
- a CDS encoding alpha/beta fold hydrolase, which produces MRKESWLALAALLLGSIQAQAQEAPGPHDRAEAVKIIAELRKIVAPEGMERTEKLRLGGIDQWVSIRSRDLRNPVLLVLHGGPGWVAMPTSWYVAHGWDEFFTVIQWDQRGSGKTYVANDPAMVAPTLTVEQVHADAEELVKWARQTFGKEKIFVLGHSWGSLLGLTLAERHPEWLHAYIGAAQGIDARESERRGWAWTMEQARATKNEEAIRDLESIAPYAVGKKPVPLKDIRLQRRWLNFFGGAAYRRPDASFEGAAVNLSPEYTDEEVRQVWKAQELSVERLLSAVLTADLSHVKRLKTPLILFLGRHDHNVSAMVAAEWFAGVKAPSKQLVWFEQSAHELMAEEPGKVLLSLVRHARPFAERAGDVAPASTK; this is translated from the coding sequence ATGCGCAAAGAATCGTGGCTAGCATTGGCGGCGCTGCTTCTGGGGAGCATTCAGGCACAGGCGCAGGAGGCGCCGGGCCCTCATGACCGAGCCGAGGCTGTCAAGATCATCGCGGAGCTCCGCAAGATCGTGGCGCCCGAGGGGATGGAGCGCACCGAGAAGCTCCGCCTCGGAGGCATCGACCAATGGGTCTCGATCCGCAGCCGCGACCTGCGCAATCCGGTGCTGCTCGTGCTCCATGGCGGCCCCGGCTGGGTGGCGATGCCGACGAGCTGGTATGTCGCGCACGGCTGGGACGAATTCTTCACCGTCATCCAGTGGGACCAGCGCGGCTCGGGCAAGACGTATGTCGCGAACGATCCGGCCATGGTCGCCCCGACGCTCACAGTCGAGCAGGTGCACGCCGATGCCGAGGAGCTCGTCAAATGGGCGCGCCAAACCTTCGGCAAGGAGAAGATCTTCGTCCTCGGCCATAGTTGGGGGAGCCTCCTCGGGCTCACCCTCGCGGAGAGGCACCCCGAATGGCTCCACGCCTATATCGGCGCCGCCCAGGGCATCGATGCGCGGGAGAGCGAGCGGCGCGGCTGGGCCTGGACGATGGAACAGGCGCGCGCGACGAAGAACGAAGAGGCGATCCGCGACCTCGAATCGATCGCGCCCTATGCCGTTGGCAAGAAGCCGGTGCCGTTGAAGGACATCCGGCTCCAGCGCCGCTGGCTCAATTTCTTCGGGGGTGCCGCCTATCGGCGTCCGGATGCGAGCTTCGAGGGCGCAGCGGTGAATCTGTCGCCCGAATACACCGACGAGGAGGTTCGCCAGGTCTGGAAGGCGCAGGAGCTCTCGGTCGAGAGGCTCCTTTCCGCGGTCCTGACGGCGGACCTGTCGCATGTGAAGCGGCTCAAGACGCCGCTGATCCTGTTCCTCGGACGCCACGACCACAATGTCTCGGCGATGGTTGCCGCCGAATGGTTCGCGGGCGTCAAGGCGCCGTCGAAGCAGCTCGTCTGGTTCGAGCAGTCGGCGCACGAGCTGATGGCCGAGGAGCCGGGCAAGGTGCTGCTCTCACTCGTCCGCCATGCCCGTCCGTTCGCCGAGCGCGCCGGCGATGTCGCGCCCGCCAGCACCAAATAG